The proteins below are encoded in one region of Geobacter sp.:
- a CDS encoding DTW domain-containing protein has translation MGTRSKRSERCPRCRLHSRLCICSAIPCIELGTRLILVMHHREWAKPTATGPLALAMLPNSELRIQGERERLLDFRDLDCGERRTLLLYPGEDAPVLGESLLAADPRPVNLVVPDGNWSQAARMGKRLPGLEHATMVRLPTGAKTAWGVRRETNPEGLATFEAIARAFGIIESPEVQARMEELFRLMVSRTLEARGLKEEQGT, from the coding sequence ATGGGGACCAGATCGAAACGGAGCGAGCGCTGTCCGCGCTGCCGCCTGCATAGCCGGCTCTGCATCTGCAGCGCCATCCCCTGCATCGAGCTTGGCACCCGGCTCATCCTGGTGATGCACCACCGCGAGTGGGCCAAGCCGACGGCGACCGGGCCCCTGGCCCTGGCCATGCTCCCCAACAGCGAACTGCGCATCCAGGGAGAACGTGAACGGCTGCTCGATTTTCGTGACCTCGACTGCGGTGAGCGTCGCACCCTCCTTCTCTATCCGGGCGAGGACGCGCCGGTCTTGGGCGAAAGCCTCCTTGCCGCCGATCCCCGCCCCGTCAACCTTGTCGTGCCGGACGGCAACTGGAGTCAGGCCGCGCGGATGGGGAAGCGGCTTCCCGGACTGGAACATGCCACCATGGTCCGGTTGCCCACAGGGGCGAAAACGGCCTGGGGGGTGCGCCGGGAGACCAATCCCGAAGGGCTGGCCACGTTTGAGGCCATTGCCCGCGCCTTTGGCATCATCGAATCGCCCGAGGTCCAGGCCCGGATGGAGGAGCTTTTCCGCCTGATGGTGTCACGGACCCTTGAGGCCCGCGGCTTAAAGGAAGAGCAGGGGACGTGA
- a CDS encoding hydroxyacid dehydrogenase, with protein sequence MTNGTASPPGGARYDIIHFEALGAEAALLEEETAKAKQERLLPETHACLITPDTVQAFLAKNPGAVLPDLISTKTHSLLPQSYLGGGRKSIVTRSAGYDHFEHLMHAANIASLREYCVNAVAQTAMKFVYATAGLLNHYETNCTTFERKHSSAFMELGSHRTLTVFGVGKIGKRVYDLAVANGLTVYGVDIRAEELNRQYNGTVRFVSREQAAAESDIMVNAMNLTKTPESPFRNVGYFSGEYLAQAAKELIFINITRGEIAPEETLLRLYDAGKIIGIGLDVFSSEFEFARALNNGSGEAEAFPAARELVKRAIERTANIYVQPHQAFNSDVAVQTKAVESIKHVIAWFRNKGTRFDDQLPYY encoded by the coding sequence ATGACAAACGGGACAGCTTCACCCCCAGGCGGGGCCAGGTACGACATCATCCATTTCGAGGCCTTGGGCGCCGAGGCAGCGCTGCTCGAAGAGGAGACCGCAAAGGCGAAACAGGAGCGGCTGCTTCCGGAAACGCATGCCTGCCTGATTACGCCGGATACGGTCCAGGCCTTTCTGGCAAAGAATCCCGGCGCGGTCCTGCCCGACCTCATCTCGACCAAGACCCATTCGCTGCTCCCGCAGAGCTATCTGGGCGGCGGAAGAAAAAGCATTGTGACGCGCAGCGCCGGTTACGACCATTTCGAGCACCTGATGCACGCGGCAAACATCGCGTCGCTGCGGGAGTATTGCGTCAATGCGGTCGCGCAGACGGCGATGAAGTTCGTCTATGCGACCGCGGGCCTGCTCAACCACTATGAGACCAACTGCACCACGTTCGAGAGAAAGCATTCCAGCGCTTTCATGGAGCTGGGGAGCCACCGGACCCTGACGGTGTTCGGGGTCGGCAAGATCGGGAAGCGGGTCTACGACCTGGCCGTGGCCAACGGGCTGACCGTGTACGGGGTGGATATCAGGGCAGAGGAGCTGAACCGCCAGTACAACGGCACGGTCCGCTTCGTTTCCAGGGAGCAGGCGGCTGCGGAGAGCGACATCATGGTGAACGCCATGAACCTGACGAAAACCCCGGAGAGCCCGTTCCGGAACGTCGGCTATTTTTCCGGAGAATACCTGGCGCAGGCGGCAAAGGAGCTGATTTTCATCAATATCACCAGGGGCGAGATCGCCCCGGAAGAGACCCTGCTCCGCTTGTACGATGCCGGGAAGATCATCGGCATCGGGCTCGACGTCTTTTCGAGCGAATTCGAATTCGCTCGCGCCCTGAACAACGGGTCCGGCGAGGCGGAAGCGTTTCCGGCTGCGCGGGAGCTCGTCAAAAGGGCCATCGAGCGGACTGCCAACATCTATGTCCAGCCGCATCAGGCGTTCAACTCCGATGTGGCGGTGCAGACCAAGGCGGTCGAGTCGATCAAGCATGTGATTGCGTGGTTCCGTAACAAAGGCACCCGCTTCGACGACCAGCTGCCGTATTATTGA
- a CDS encoding ATP-binding cassette domain-containing protein: MISAHNISLAYGKRVIFKDVNIKFVPGNCYGLIGANGAGKSTFLKILAGEAEADAGTVSIGPRERIAVLKQDQFAFDEHTVFDTVIMGHARLYEVMTAREAMYAKSDFSEEDGIRSAELEAEFAEMNGYEAEAEAAVLLNGLGIPEELRHKRMKELEGGDKVRVLLAQALFGNPDVLLLDEPTNHLDLKSISWLEDFLFRFPNTVIVVSHDRHFLNQVCTHVADIDFGRIQVYVGNYDFWYQASQLTLKQKQDENRKVTDRANELKEFIQRFSSNASKARQATSRKRLLEKLTVEEMPVSSRKYPYVAFKPERACGDIILEVDNLSKQIDGVQVLQNLTFTVRKGDKIAFVGGNSLAKTVLFQILAGELEPDSGTVRWGVTITSAYFPKENAAYFDNDLNLIEWLGQYSPPSEGESFARGFLGRMLFSGDEATKRTAVLSGGERVRCMLARMMLTGANALILDEPTNHLDLESITALNNGLIAFNEVVLFASHDHEFVATLANRIVEIMPEGVIDRAMGFEEYLESAEVEQTRDRLCHGHRDLTL; the protein is encoded by the coding sequence ATGATCAGTGCACACAACATAAGCCTTGCCTATGGCAAGCGGGTCATTTTCAAGGACGTCAACATCAAGTTCGTGCCGGGGAACTGCTACGGCCTCATCGGTGCCAATGGCGCCGGCAAGTCCACCTTCCTCAAGATCCTGGCCGGAGAGGCCGAGGCGGACGCCGGCACGGTCTCCATCGGTCCGCGGGAGCGGATTGCGGTACTGAAGCAGGACCAGTTCGCCTTTGACGAGCATACGGTCTTCGATACCGTCATCATGGGGCATGCCCGGCTCTACGAGGTGATGACCGCCAGGGAGGCGATGTACGCAAAGAGCGATTTCTCCGAAGAGGACGGTATCCGTTCGGCGGAGCTGGAGGCCGAATTCGCCGAGATGAACGGCTACGAGGCCGAGGCCGAGGCAGCGGTGCTCCTCAACGGACTCGGCATCCCTGAAGAACTGCGCCACAAGCGGATGAAAGAGCTGGAAGGGGGCGACAAGGTGCGGGTGCTGCTGGCCCAGGCCCTGTTCGGCAACCCCGACGTGCTGCTGTTGGATGAGCCGACCAACCATCTGGACCTGAAGTCCATCTCCTGGCTGGAGGATTTCCTCTTCCGCTTCCCCAACACGGTGATCGTCGTTTCCCATGACCGCCATTTCCTCAATCAGGTCTGCACCCATGTGGCGGATATCGATTTCGGCCGGATCCAGGTATATGTCGGCAACTACGACTTCTGGTACCAGGCGAGCCAGCTGACCCTGAAGCAGAAGCAGGACGAGAACCGCAAGGTGACCGACCGGGCCAACGAACTGAAGGAGTTCATCCAGCGCTTCAGCTCCAATGCCTCCAAGGCGCGCCAGGCCACCTCGCGCAAACGGCTCCTGGAAAAGCTCACTGTGGAGGAGATGCCGGTGTCGTCGCGCAAGTACCCGTATGTGGCGTTCAAGCCGGAGCGGGCCTGCGGCGACATCATCCTCGAAGTGGACAACCTGTCCAAGCAGATCGACGGCGTGCAGGTGCTGCAGAACCTGACATTCACGGTGCGCAAGGGGGACAAGATCGCCTTTGTCGGCGGCAACAGCCTGGCCAAGACCGTCCTGTTCCAGATCTTGGCCGGGGAGCTGGAGCCGGACAGCGGCACGGTCCGCTGGGGCGTGACCATCACCAGCGCCTATTTCCCCAAGGAGAACGCCGCCTATTTCGATAACGACCTGAACCTGATCGAGTGGCTCGGCCAGTACTCGCCCCCCAGCGAGGGGGAATCCTTTGCCCGCGGCTTCCTCGGCCGGATGCTCTTTTCCGGCGACGAGGCGACCAAGCGGACTGCTGTCCTCTCGGGCGGGGAGCGGGTTCGCTGCATGCTTGCCCGCATGATGCTCACCGGCGCCAATGCCCTGATCCTGGACGAACCGACCAACCACCTCGACCTGGAGTCCATCACGGCGCTGAACAACGGCCTCATCGCCTTCAACGAGGTGGTGCTCTTCGCCTCCCACGACCACGAGTTCGTCGCTACCCTGGCCAACCGCATCGTCGAGATCATGCCCGAGGGGGTCATCGACCGGGCCATGGGCTTCGAGGAGTACCTGGAGAGCGCCGAGGTGGAGCAGACCCGCGACCGGCTCTGCCACGGGCACCGCGACCTGACCCTGTAG
- a CDS encoding ATP-binding cassette domain-containing protein translates to MIHLTNITKQHGSQVLFRDASFQILPGSRTGLVGPNGAGKTTIFRIITGEEEVDSGEITCAKKTTIGYFSQDVGDMAGRSALEEVMAGSAATVRLAEELKAMESAMCEPMGDDEMAALLERYGSAQEEFEHRGGYDLDTRAQTVLTGLGIGPDRFNHPVESFSGGWKMRIGLARILTLHPDVLLLDEPTNHLDVESIIWLEEWLASEFTGALLMTSHDRDFMNRIVTRIVEVSNKTVTTYGGNYDFYERERDIRFEQLLASHKRQQEMLAKEEEFIARFAARASHAAQVQSRVKKLEKIDRIEIPPEERVVRFAFNTPPRSGDDVVIMDGLAKSWQTPDGKEKPVFSGITGIIRREEKIAVVGVNGAGKSTFLKTLAGQTGPTAGSVVLGANVELGYFSQHAMELLDPRKTVFETVQDAMPLANIGVIRNLLGAFLFSGDAVDKRIENLSGGEKSRVVLATLLARPLNFLVLDEPTNHLDIRSREILLDALKGFTGTVVLVSHDRHFLRSLVDRVFEIDHGEMRVYQGDYSYYLHKVHGEAA, encoded by the coding sequence ATGATTCACCTCACGAACATCACCAAACAGCATGGCTCGCAGGTCCTGTTCCGCGATGCCAGCTTCCAGATCCTCCCCGGCTCGCGGACCGGCCTGGTCGGGCCGAACGGAGCGGGCAAGACCACCATCTTCCGGATCATCACCGGCGAGGAGGAGGTGGACAGCGGCGAGATCACCTGCGCCAAGAAGACGACCATCGGCTACTTCTCCCAGGATGTGGGGGATATGGCGGGCAGGTCGGCACTGGAAGAGGTCATGGCCGGGTCGGCGGCGACGGTGCGGCTGGCGGAAGAGCTGAAGGCGATGGAGAGCGCCATGTGCGAGCCGATGGGGGACGACGAGATGGCGGCCCTGTTGGAGCGCTACGGCAGTGCCCAGGAGGAGTTCGAGCATCGCGGTGGCTACGATCTCGATACCCGTGCCCAGACCGTGCTGACCGGCCTCGGCATCGGGCCCGACCGGTTCAATCACCCGGTGGAGTCGTTCAGCGGCGGCTGGAAGATGCGGATCGGCCTTGCCCGGATCCTGACCCTCCATCCCGACGTGCTGCTCCTGGACGAGCCGACCAACCACCTGGACGTGGAGTCGATCATCTGGCTGGAGGAGTGGCTGGCATCGGAATTCACCGGCGCGCTGCTGATGACGAGCCACGACCGTGATTTCATGAACCGGATCGTCACGCGGATCGTCGAGGTGAGCAACAAAACGGTCACCACCTATGGTGGCAACTACGATTTCTACGAGCGGGAGCGCGACATCCGCTTCGAGCAGCTGCTGGCAAGCCACAAGCGGCAGCAGGAGATGCTGGCCAAGGAGGAGGAGTTCATTGCCCGCTTTGCGGCACGTGCCTCCCATGCGGCCCAGGTCCAGTCGCGGGTGAAGAAGCTGGAAAAGATCGACCGGATCGAGATCCCGCCCGAGGAGCGGGTGGTCCGCTTTGCCTTCAATACCCCGCCGCGCAGCGGCGACGACGTGGTGATCATGGATGGTCTGGCAAAGAGCTGGCAGACTCCGGACGGCAAGGAGAAGCCGGTTTTCAGCGGTATTACGGGTATCATCCGGAGGGAGGAGAAGATTGCCGTGGTCGGGGTGAACGGCGCCGGCAAGTCGACCTTTCTCAAGACACTGGCCGGCCAGACCGGGCCGACTGCCGGCAGTGTCGTCCTGGGGGCGAACGTGGAACTCGGCTATTTCAGCCAGCACGCCATGGAACTGCTCGACCCCCGGAAGACGGTCTTCGAGACCGTGCAGGATGCCATGCCGCTGGCCAACATCGGCGTGATAAGGAATCTCCTCGGCGCCTTCCTCTTTTCCGGCGATGCCGTGGACAAGCGGATCGAGAACCTCTCGGGCGGTGAAAAGAGCCGGGTGGTGCTGGCGACCCTCCTGGCCCGGCCGCTTAACTTCCTGGTGCTCGACGAGCCGACCAACCACCTGGACATCAGGTCGCGGGAGATCCTCCTCGACGCCCTGAAGGGCTTTACCGGCACGGTGGTGCTGGTCAGCCACGACCGGCATTTCCTCCGCTCCCTCGTCGACCGGGTTTTCGAGATCGACCACGGCGAGATGCGGGTCTACCAGGGGGATTATTCCTACTACCTGCACAAGGTCCACGGGGAAGCGGCGTAG
- a CDS encoding sensor histidine kinase: MFPTAFARALHFGLILLLAALLFCVSGCRTDSVGTRATPLARGGVIDLTTWDFREDGSVDLNGEWEFFWRQLLSPGDFAGSAPPLMTGPFTVPGTWNGREIGGEKQSGDGYATFRLRVRLRPDAPRLAIRILDQATAYQLWVNGTQIAGNGTVGTSATTNRPQYLLQLSRLPRSSDSLDIVLQVANFNHSKGGVWNPVTLGSEAGLARIQGLRQGLDFFLFGCLLIMGAYHVFLYQLRRTDRSVLYFGLFCLVVACRTALTENRIFTGLFPAFPWELVFKAELFTVHAAFLLLLLFIQSLYPADSSRRLTRFLQGICLAFGLTTLATPARISSLLVTPFHPVIIFIQGYLFVVLFRAILAKRGEAATILTGLLIFFLTVVNDILHNHGVIATAYVAPVGFLFLVGSQSLALARRYSHAFAAVEQLSDAVTDKNRALEEEIAERARLEREIVNVCEEERRRISRDLHDGLCQQLTGARLQFSVLERKLAGAGQEPSELKRLSSLLEESVNHAYDLSHGLWPVEHDPQGVSASLDELTRRLAESSGIAIYFIQERGCADCSHGSVTHLYRIAQEAITNAVKHARGSRIVVGLDCRDRTRLTLTVRDDGVGRSVTSRTTGGLGMGIMEHRAKVIGGTLTVSDAQGGGTVVTCVVPCEERKQEGQSDGSQI, encoded by the coding sequence ATGTTTCCAACCGCATTCGCACGGGCATTGCACTTTGGTCTCATCCTGCTGCTGGCGGCGCTGCTCTTCTGCGTCAGCGGCTGTCGCACAGATAGCGTCGGCACGCGGGCAACGCCTCTCGCACGGGGAGGGGTGATCGACCTGACGACCTGGGATTTCCGGGAAGACGGCAGCGTCGACCTGAACGGCGAATGGGAATTCTTCTGGCGACAGCTCCTTTCCCCCGGCGACTTTGCCGGTTCTGCCCCGCCTCTCATGACCGGCCCGTTCACCGTTCCCGGCACCTGGAACGGCCGGGAGATCGGCGGCGAGAAGCAGAGCGGCGACGGGTACGCCACCTTCCGCCTCCGGGTCAGGCTCCGGCCCGACGCACCCCGGTTGGCGATCCGCATCCTGGACCAGGCAACCGCCTATCAACTCTGGGTCAACGGCACGCAAATCGCCGGCAACGGCACGGTCGGCACCAGTGCCACCACCAACAGACCCCAGTATCTGCTGCAGCTCTCGCGCCTCCCCCGAAGCAGTGACTCACTGGATATCGTCCTGCAGGTTGCCAACTTCAACCACTCCAAGGGTGGGGTCTGGAATCCGGTCACCCTTGGCAGTGAAGCAGGGCTTGCCCGGATACAGGGGCTGAGGCAGGGGCTGGATTTCTTCCTCTTCGGCTGCCTGCTGATCATGGGCGCGTACCATGTCTTTCTCTACCAGCTCCGGCGCACGGACCGGTCGGTCCTCTATTTCGGCCTGTTCTGCCTGGTGGTCGCCTGCAGGACCGCCCTGACCGAGAACCGCATCTTCACCGGCCTCTTTCCCGCATTTCCCTGGGAACTCGTCTTCAAGGCAGAGCTGTTCACGGTCCATGCCGCCTTCCTGCTCCTCCTCCTGTTCATCCAGTCGCTCTATCCCGCAGACTCCTCCCGTCGGCTCACGCGGTTCTTGCAGGGGATCTGCCTGGCCTTCGGCCTCACGACCCTGGCGACCCCTGCCCGGATATCGAGTCTCCTGGTCACACCGTTTCACCCGGTCATCATCTTCATCCAGGGCTACCTCTTTGTCGTGCTCTTCAGGGCGATCCTGGCGAAGAGGGGGGAGGCGGCAACCATCCTGACCGGGCTGCTGATCTTTTTCCTGACGGTGGTGAACGATATCCTCCATAACCACGGGGTCATCGCCACTGCCTATGTGGCGCCGGTCGGCTTCCTGTTCCTGGTCGGCTCACAATCGCTAGCCCTGGCGCGACGGTATTCCCATGCCTTTGCCGCGGTGGAACAGCTGTCCGATGCCGTGACGGACAAGAACCGGGCGCTGGAAGAGGAGATAGCGGAGCGGGCCAGGCTGGAGCGCGAGATCGTCAATGTGTGCGAGGAAGAGCGGAGACGTATCAGCCGCGACCTGCACGACGGGCTGTGCCAGCAGTTGACCGGCGCCAGGCTGCAGTTTTCCGTGCTGGAGCGGAAGCTGGCGGGTGCCGGCCAGGAACCGTCGGAATTGAAACGTCTCTCGTCGCTGCTTGAAGAGTCGGTCAATCACGCGTATGATCTTTCCCACGGGCTCTGGCCGGTGGAGCACGATCCCCAGGGGGTCAGCGCCTCCCTCGATGAATTGACCAGACGCCTGGCCGAATCCAGCGGCATTGCCATCTATTTCATCCAGGAACGGGGCTGTGCGGACTGCTCCCATGGCAGTGTCACCCATCTCTACCGTATCGCCCAGGAGGCGATCACCAACGCGGTGAAGCATGCCAGGGGGAGCCGCATTGTTGTCGGGCTCGATTGCCGGGACCGCACGCGGCTCACCCTGACGGTCCGCGACGATGGCGTCGGCAGGAGCGTCACATCCCGGACCACCGGCGGGCTCGGCATGGGGATTATGGAGCACCGGGCAAAGGTGATCGGTGGCACCCTGACCGTTTCGGATGCACAGGGGGGCGGGACCGTGGTTACCTGCGTCGTTCCGTGCGAAGAGAGAAAGCAGGAGGGGCAATCCGATGGAAGCCAGATCTGA
- a CDS encoding response regulator, with protein MEARSEKAARIFLIDDHPAVRQGLELLLAQESHIACGEAGSCDEARERIGSSGADMALLDLSLGEVSGLELIAGLRERGIAVLVYSMHEDADTIEKAFANGANGYVTKRENADVLLAAVSDILAGRRHVSPRAAQSLANRLLSQPEATREALLSEREKQILSMLGQGESNAEIAAAFTISVRTVETYFSRIIVKLDLDSMRELRRYAIRNKK; from the coding sequence ATGGAAGCCAGATCTGAGAAAGCGGCGCGCATCTTCCTGATCGACGATCATCCGGCAGTGCGGCAGGGGCTGGAGCTACTGCTCGCCCAGGAGTCGCACATCGCCTGCGGCGAAGCGGGGAGCTGTGACGAGGCGCGCGAGCGGATCGGGTCGTCCGGTGCGGACATGGCGCTCTTGGATCTCTCTCTCGGCGAGGTGAGCGGACTCGAGCTGATTGCCGGTTTGCGGGAGCGTGGCATCGCCGTGCTGGTCTACTCCATGCATGAGGATGCCGACACCATCGAGAAGGCCTTTGCCAATGGGGCCAACGGCTATGTTACCAAGCGGGAGAATGCGGATGTCCTGCTTGCCGCCGTGTCCGACATCCTGGCGGGGAGGCGTCATGTTAGCCCGCGGGCTGCCCAGAGCCTGGCAAACAGGCTCCTTTCCCAGCCGGAGGCCACTCGGGAAGCCTTGCTGAGCGAGCGTGAAAAACAGATACTCTCCATGCTCGGCCAGGGAGAGTCGAACGCAGAGATCGCTGCAGCGTTTACCATCAGCGTCCGGACCGTGGAGACCTATTTTTCGCGCATCATCGTGAAGCTCGACCTGGACAGCATGAGGGAGCTCAGGCGTTACGCCATCCGGAACAAGAAGTGA
- a CDS encoding TolC family outer membrane protein, which translates to MGGQLLMNRIIFTTLLALFVAISLVTHPKPASASDLLFYYDLALKSDPQFTGSKYEHLANREVLDQAYAGLLPKIYGDADYTFTGQDIRSSDNTVFAVGSTSYESRGFSLNLVQPLFRYGSFLGVGQARSALKRADLELEKAKQDLALRLVEAYMDILSAYDKLLAIKAEEDAVQSHYELAKMRTANGLAPITDLYDSEARLAAVSAQRVEAENFLEDKKQALVEICGTTAIETKPLKTDIPLAAPFPDKLENWVAAATTQNLAVLIQKYKAEIAEKEIERQKAAHYPSIDFQADYVLKDTDGTLFGGGSNTLTYDFIFKINVPIYEGGLIASKTREASNKHRSAVQALEKEVRAAERKARLDYSGVMSAMSRVDAMKKSIQAQNLVVEAKQEGFKAGLFIGIAVLDSLQDLYRYKKEYSQARNDYVLNTLRLKHAVGTLNDEDIRQLNSWLQ; encoded by the coding sequence ATGGGAGGGCAGTTGCTCATGAACCGGATCATTTTTACCACATTGCTGGCTCTGTTCGTGGCGATCTCTTTGGTGACGCATCCGAAACCGGCATCTGCGAGCGACCTGCTCTTCTATTACGACCTCGCGCTCAAGAGCGACCCGCAATTCACCGGGTCCAAATATGAGCATCTGGCCAACCGGGAGGTTCTTGACCAGGCGTATGCGGGGCTGTTGCCGAAGATCTACGGCGATGCCGACTATACCTTTACGGGCCAGGATATCAGGAGCTCCGACAACACGGTCTTTGCCGTCGGGAGCACGTCCTACGAGTCCAGGGGGTTCAGCCTGAATCTCGTGCAGCCCTTGTTCCGGTACGGCTCGTTCCTGGGGGTCGGCCAGGCCAGGTCGGCACTGAAGCGCGCCGACCTGGAGCTGGAAAAGGCCAAACAGGACCTCGCCTTAAGGCTCGTCGAGGCGTACATGGACATCCTCTCCGCATACGACAAGCTTCTTGCCATCAAGGCCGAGGAGGATGCGGTCCAGTCGCATTACGAACTGGCAAAGATGCGGACCGCGAACGGTCTTGCTCCCATTACGGACCTGTACGACAGCGAGGCGCGACTGGCTGCGGTGAGCGCCCAGCGCGTGGAAGCGGAAAACTTCCTGGAGGATAAGAAGCAGGCACTGGTGGAGATCTGCGGCACAACCGCCATAGAAACCAAACCTCTGAAGACGGATATCCCCCTGGCAGCGCCATTCCCCGACAAGCTCGAAAACTGGGTCGCAGCGGCAACCACGCAGAACCTGGCCGTGCTGATCCAGAAATACAAGGCTGAGATTGCCGAGAAGGAGATTGAACGGCAGAAGGCGGCACATTACCCGTCCATCGATTTCCAGGCCGACTATGTCCTGAAGGATACCGACGGTACCCTCTTCGGCGGCGGGAGCAACACCCTCACCTATGATTTCATCTTCAAGATCAACGTCCCCATCTATGAGGGGGGGCTTATCGCGTCCAAGACGCGCGAAGCCAGCAATAAACACCGGAGCGCCGTCCAGGCGCTGGAAAAAGAGGTGCGGGCCGCCGAACGGAAGGCGCGCCTGGATTACTCCGGGGTCATGAGCGCGATGTCACGGGTGGATGCGATGAAAAAGTCGATCCAGGCACAGAATCTCGTGGTGGAGGCAAAACAGGAGGGTTTCAAGGCGGGCCTGTTTATCGGCATTGCCGTGCTGGATTCGCTGCAGGACCTCTACCGCTACAAGAAAGAGTATTCGCAGGCCCGCAACGACTATGTCCTGAACACGCTGCGGCTCAAGCATGCAGTCGGGACGCTGAACGACGAAGATATCAGACAGCTCAACAGCTGGCTTCAGTAG